In a single window of the Candidatus Rokuibacteriota bacterium genome:
- a CDS encoding ribonuclease III domain-containing protein encodes MTAGPDARESLGARLGHAFRDALLLQQALTHSSFANEHPGTRDNGGLAFLGDAVLALVVGEHLWRAFPDEPEGVLTPMRAELVSGANLCRWAVTIGLGPVLHLGRGEEQTGGREKESVLATALEAVLAVVYLEGGLEAARRAVASLALW; translated from the coding sequence GTGACGGCCGGGCCCGACGCGCGGGAGTCCCTCGGCGCCCGCCTCGGCCACGCATTCCGCGACGCTCTTCTGCTCCAGCAGGCCCTGACCCACAGCTCCTTCGCCAACGAGCATCCCGGCACCCGCGACAACGGCGGGCTGGCCTTCCTCGGCGACGCCGTGCTGGCCCTCGTCGTCGGCGAGCACCTCTGGCGGGCCTTCCCCGACGAGCCCGAGGGCGTGCTGACCCCGATGCGCGCCGAGCTCGTCTCCGGCGCCAACCTCTGCCGCTGGGCCGTCACCATCGGGCTTGGTCCCGTTTTGCATTTGGGCCGCGGCGAGGAGCAGACGGGCGGGCGCGAGAAGGAATCGGTGCTGGCGACGGCGCTCGAGGCCGTGCTCGCGGTCGTGTACCTCGAAGGCGGGCTCGAAGCGGCCCGCCGCGCGGTGGCCTCCCTGGCCCTGTGGTAA
- the fabF gene encoding beta-ketoacyl-ACP synthase II, which yields MDKRRVVITGVGAVTPVGNTADEFWAALVAGRSGIGPITRFDTTGYATRIAGEVKGFDPLKYIDKKEDRKFDLFLKYAVACAVMAVEDAGLKTDRVDATRFGVLVGSGIGGLETLLDNYETLRTKGPDRVSPFFIPMIIINMASGVISMRFGAKGPNSSVVTACATGNHAIGEAMRIIERGDADVMIAGGAEAIIIPLTIAGFCQMKAMSTRNDEPTKASRPFDAERDGFVCGEGGGLVVLESLEHARKRDARIYAEVVGYGMTGDAHHMTAPDPEGDGAARAMAAALRDASLEPSAVGYINAHGTSTPYNDKFETIAIKRVFGDHAKKLAVSSTKSMTGHLLGAAGGIEAIATAFALHHGVLPPTMNYEKPDPDCDLDYIPNQARKQDVEVALSNAFGFGGTNATLAFRKYRP from the coding sequence ATGGACAAGCGCCGCGTGGTGATCACCGGGGTGGGAGCCGTCACGCCCGTGGGGAACACGGCGGACGAGTTCTGGGCCGCCCTCGTCGCGGGCCGCTCGGGGATCGGCCCGATCACCCGGTTCGACACGACAGGCTACGCCACGCGCATCGCCGGCGAGGTCAAGGGCTTCGACCCGCTCAAGTACATCGACAAGAAGGAGGACCGCAAGTTCGACCTGTTCCTCAAGTACGCCGTCGCCTGCGCGGTGATGGCGGTGGAGGATGCGGGACTCAAGACGGATCGCGTGGACGCCACGCGGTTCGGGGTGCTGGTCGGCTCGGGCATCGGGGGCCTCGAGACCCTGCTCGACAACTACGAGACCCTCAGGACGAAGGGGCCCGACCGCGTCTCGCCCTTCTTCATCCCGATGATCATCATCAATATGGCCTCGGGCGTGATCTCCATGCGCTTCGGCGCCAAGGGGCCGAACTCGTCGGTGGTGACGGCCTGTGCCACGGGCAACCACGCGATCGGCGAGGCCATGAGGATCATCGAGCGCGGAGACGCCGACGTGATGATCGCCGGCGGCGCCGAGGCCATCATCATCCCGCTGACCATCGCGGGCTTCTGCCAGATGAAGGCCATGTCGACGCGGAACGACGAGCCGACGAAGGCGTCCCGTCCATTCGACGCCGAGCGCGACGGTTTCGTGTGCGGCGAGGGCGGGGGGCTGGTGGTGCTGGAGTCGCTGGAGCACGCCAGGAAGCGCGACGCCCGCATCTACGCCGAAGTCGTGGGCTACGGCATGACCGGTGACGCGCATCACATGACGGCGCCCGACCCCGAAGGCGACGGCGCCGCGCGCGCCATGGCCGCCGCGCTCCGCGACGCCTCGCTCGAGCCCTCCGCCGTCGGCTACATCAACGCCCACGGCACCTCCACGCCCTACAACGACAAGTTCGAGACCATCGCCATCAAGCGCGTGTTCGGCGACCATGCCAAGAAGCTCGCGGTGTCCTCCACGAAGTCCATGACCGGGCATCTCCTCGGCGCGGCCGGCGGCATCGAGGCCATCGCGACGGCCTTCGCGCTGCACCACGGGGTGCTGCCGCCGACGATGAACTACGAGAAGCCCGACCCCGACTGCGATCTCGACTACATCCCGAACCAGGCGCGCAAGCAGGATGTCGAAGTGGCGCTCAGCAACGCCTTCGGCTTCGGCGGTACGAACGCGACGCTGGCCTTCCGGAAGTACCGCCCCTAG